Proteins encoded by one window of Rhodamnia argentea isolate NSW1041297 chromosome 6, ASM2092103v1, whole genome shotgun sequence:
- the LOC115727067 gene encoding transcription factor IBH1-like — MSTRCKTFSSQPKPLRKRRPARRAPPLPPSASLIARDLTVLMKVKKLQKLIPGGRGLQPDRLLSRTADYILHLRSQVDVLQALSKIYGHK; from the coding sequence ATGTCCACCAGATGCAAAACGTTCTCGAGCCAGCCCAAGCCGTTGCGCAAGCGAAGACCCGCGAGACGAGCACCGCCGCTGCCGCCATCGGCGTCATTGATCGCTCGTGATTTGACGGTCctgatgaaggtgaagaagctgcaGAAGCTGATCCCAGGAGGCCGAGGGCTGCAGCCGGATCGCCTGCTCTCGAGAACAGCCGACTACATCCTGCACTTGAGGTCTCAAGTCGATGTTTTGCAAGCTCTTTCCAAGATTTACGGTCATAAATAA